One stretch of Filifactor alocis ATCC 35896 DNA includes these proteins:
- a CDS encoding helix-turn-helix domain-containing protein — MSTSNLIRNLCKEKGISVAELARRICQTPQNFNKKLKRETVSTEELMQIADVL; from the coding sequence ATGAGCACTTCAAATTTAATTAGAAATCTTTGTAAAGAAAAAGGTATTAGTGTTGCAGAATTGGCTCGTAGAATTTGTCAGACACCGCAGAATTTCAACAAAAAGTTAAAGCGAGAGACAGTGAGTACAGAAGAACTTATGCAAATTGCAGATGTATTATGA
- a CDS encoding IS3 family transposase, giving the protein MHYTYIKVNGSFHYLCVVMDLFSRKIIGWSISNRHDVDLTMKAFENAYFDRGEPEYVLFHSDRGSKYTALTFRQMLERCNVVQSFSQKGYPYDNACMESFFHHMKRECINRKSFRNQDELRLCCFEYINRYNSKRPHSSLGDYTPDEIEQFYMERQE; this is encoded by the coding sequence GTGCACTATACTTATATCAAGGTCAACGGCTCTTTCCATTACCTTTGTGTTGTGATGGATTTATTTTCAAGGAAAATCATTGGCTGGAGTATTTCTAATCGTCATGATGTAGACTTGACTATGAAAGCTTTTGAAAATGCTTATTTCGATAGAGGTGAACCTGAATATGTACTCTTTCATTCAGATCGTGGTTCTAAATACACTGCACTTACATTTAGACAAATGTTAGAAAGATGTAATGTTGTTCAGTCCTTCTCCCAGAAAGGCTATCCATATGACAATGCATGCATGGAAAGCTTCTTCCACCATATGAAGCGAGAATGTATTAACCGTAAATCTTTCCGCAACCAGGATGAACTACGCTTATGCTGCTTTGAATACATAAATCGATACAACTCGAAACGCCCTCACTCTTCACTTGGAGATTACACTCCGGATGAAATAGAACAGTTTTACATGGAAAGGCAGGAGTAA